GATGGATCGTCCATTGCCCCGATGGTTAAAAAGCGTCACGGTTCCAGACTCGGCAAGGGTGATATCACTGAATGTAATTCCTACATCCGCTCGTTCAGCAAAAGTAAGATTTTTGGTTCCTTTAGCAGGATCCCATAAATGAAAAGAAACACCTTTATCCTGGAGATTGTTGTAGAAGGAGCTCAAACCATACTCATCATTCCGCTTATCATCAGCGGCTACAACCACATTTCCCTCGTTCTCCTCAATCGCTTGTTGAAGGGTTTTAGCTAACGTTTGGGTGGTTGACCGTTTAAAGTGGGTATGAATCGAATGGCACTGGTCTTCTAATTTATCCACTAATTCTTCTTGAGTGGCTCCTTCGAAGACTCTCCACTGCGGTTCGACACTGT
The nucleotide sequence above comes from Pontibacillus chungwhensis. Encoded proteins:
- a CDS encoding LutC/YkgG family protein — encoded protein: MSIQNRDSFLNNVADQLGRKRRSKGVTRPQYSVEPQWRVFEGATQEELVDKLEDQCHSIHTHFKRSTTQTLAKTLQQAIEENEGNVVVAADDKRNDEYGLSSFYNNLQDKGVSFHLWDPAKGTKNLTFAERADVGITFSDITLAESGTVTLFNHRGNGRSISLLPRTYIAIIPKSTLVPRMTQAVRHIHQAHADGVDVSPCVSFITGPSNSADIEMNLIVGVHGPVKATYILVEDM